The following proteins come from a genomic window of Venturia canescens isolate UGA chromosome 4, ASM1945775v1, whole genome shotgun sequence:
- the LOC122409848 gene encoding troponin T, skeletal muscle-like, with translation MQGGKMKSKKSKKAVDDAAKTLYVRLPHTIKSKKEIEDLFSGDITVKLTRQSSRHCHVVFPSVEEKIKNMKSIKKKKIDGKRILASEPRINPSGEKKNKEKKIKVSKPAQGMKITQTLHVSNVRGGTKAHEIKEAFPGCSSVVMLKSKNSRTKVAIVKLRSINLAGEYLRRQRKWPEVRGQVLRIQPKVVKRAKKSRRKLVRMKIYDGEGNEIINESKKKSEKQSKVGKKEIESAEESEDDDEEEEEEEEEEEEEGEEEEVEQDDEEADEDDGADEDDSEEEEEESDESSEEE, from the exons ATGCAAG GTGGCAAAATGAAATCTAAGAAATCGAAGAAAGCTGTTGACGATGCGGCGAAAACTTTATACGTGCGTCTACCGCACACGATCAAAAGTAAGAAAGAGATTGAAGATCTTTTTTCTGGCGATATTACAGTCAAATTGACCAGACAATCTTCGAGACATTGTCACGTGGTTTTTCCGagcgtcgaggaaaaaattaaaaatatgaaaagtattaaaaaaaaaaaaatcgatgggaAACGCATTCTTGCCAGTGAACCCAGAATTAATCCGtcaggggaaaaaaaaaataaagaaaagaaaatcaaagtATCTAAGCCCGCCCAGGGAATGAAGATCACCCAAAC acttcATGTTTCCAACGTCAGAGGAGGTACTAAGGCACATGAAATTAAAGAAGCTTTCCCAGGCTGCTCATCCGTGGTTATGCTCAAATCTAAAAACTCAAGAACCAA AGTCGCCATCGTAAAGCTCCGCAGTATTAACCTGGCTGGTGAATATTTGCGTAGACAGCGAAAGTGGCCTGAGGTGAGAGGTCAAGTTCTAAGAATTCAGCCAAAAGTAGtaaaaagagcgaaaaaatcGCGCAGGAAATTGGTTCGTATGAAGATTTACGATGGCGAGGGTAACGAAATAATCAACGAATCtaagaaaaagagtgaaaaacaaagcaaagtgggaaaaaaagaaattgaaagcgCCGAAGAGTctgaagacgacgacgaagaagaagaagaagaagaagaagaagaagaagaagaaggagaagaagaggaagTCGAACAAGATGATGAAGAAGCTGACGAAGATGATGGAGCTGATGAAGATGACAgtgaagaagaggaagaagaatcAGACGAGTCCAGTGAAGAAGAATAG